Genomic window (Saccharothrix australiensis):
CGGTCGCGCGGCACGGACTGCATGGCCGCCAGGTAGATCAGGGCGTTGTAGCCGGTCCACCGCCACATCACGATCGAGCTGACGGCGAGGTGCGACGCCCAGGTCTCGCCGCGCCAGTCGACCGGGTCGACGCCGACCAAGCCGAGCAGGTGGTTGACGACGCCGAAGTCGCGGCCGTAGAGCTGCGCGAACACCAGGGCGACGGCGGCGACGGAGATCACGTTGGGCAGCAGCGCGCCCGCCCGCCAGAACGCCCGGCCGCGCAGCCCGCGGTCCAGCAGCGCCGCCAGCCCCAGCGCCGCCACCAGCTGCGGCGCGGTGGACAGCACGAACAGGCTCACGGTGTTGCCCAGGGCGTTCCAGAAGTTCCGGTCCGCCAGCAGCGCGCGGAAGTTCGTCAGGCCGACGAACCGCTGCGCGCCGTCGACGAGCTGCCAGTCGTGCAGCGACACCCAGGCGGTGAACAGCAGCGGGTACAGGCCGAAGACGCCGAACACCAGGAAGAACGGCGCGACGACCAGGTACGGCGTGAGCCTGCTGTCCAGGCGTCCCAGGCGGTCGCGCCACGACGGGCGCGGCGGCGCGGTACGCCCGGTCCCGGTCGGTGCGGCCGTCACCTGACGGCGTCCCGCGCTTCCCGCACCGCCTGCTCGAACGAGTCCTTCGTGGACTGTCGTCCGCTTTCGACGCGGCCGAGGGCGTTGTTGAACACGGGCGTGACCTGTGCGTCGCCGGTGCCGCGGTAGGTCGGCTGGAGGCTTTCGGCCGCGTCGCCGAAGATCCGGCCGACCGGGGCCTGGTTGAAGTAGTCGTTGACCGCCGAGGTGACCTCGGGGTCCCGGTAGGCGGCGGGTTCGCTGGGCAGGTTCCCGGTCTCCTTGAAGATCCGCTTCTGCTGCTCGGGCGCGGTCAGCCACGCGGCCAGCTCGTAGGCTTCCCTCGGGTGCGCGCTTTGCGCGGGCACGGCGAGGAACGAGCCGCCCCAGTTGCCGCCGCCGCCGCCGGGCGCGGCGGCCACGTCCCACCTGCCCGCCGCCTCCTCGCCCGCGCCGGCCTTGATCAGCGCCAGCGCCCACGCCGGGCACGTGGTGGTCGCGAAGGAGCCCTGCTTCAGGGCCACGTTCCAGTCCTGGCTGAACGGCGTCAGCGCACCGGTCTGGCGCTTCTCGCCCAGGCTCGCGGCGAGGGTGAACGCCTCCGCGACCTTCGGGTTGGTGTCGGCGATGAAGGTGTCGTCCTTGGCGAAGTAGCCCTCCTCGGTCTGGTCGAGGACGGCCTTGTAGACGTTCTGCGCGGTGTCGACGAACTTCACGCCCGGCGTGGCGGCGGTGAACCGGTCCGCGGTGGCGAGGAAGTCGGCCCACGTCGGCCACAGCGCGCCGACCGCCTCCCGGTCGACGGGCAGGCCGGCGGCCTGGAACAGGTCGCGCCGGTAGCAGAGCGCGAGGCCGCCCATGTCGGTGCCCAGGCCCAGCACGAAGTCGCCGTCGTCGGCGGTGCCCTGCTGCCACTTCCAGGCCGTCCACCGGGATCGGAGGTCCCGCGCGCCGTGGTCGGCGAGGTTGACGAACTTGTCCTTGGAGCGGCGGAACCGGGCGATGCTGCCCTCCTCGATGGCCACGACGTCCGCCGCGCCCCGGCCGCCGGCGAGCTGGGTGGCCAACTGCGTGTGGTGCTGCTCCATCTTGACCTTGCGCTGCTCGACCCGGACGCCGGGGTGCGCCGCCTCGTACTCCTCGATCAGCCGGTCGTACCCGAAGTCGGAGAAGACGCCGATCGACAGCTTCACCGCGCCGTCACCGGCGCCGTCACCGCACGCGGCCGTCATGGTGGCCGCCACGGCGATCGCGATGGCCGCCGCCGCCCGGCCGACCGGTGTCCCGCTCATCCGTCCTCCTCGACCCGCCGATAGAGTGAGAGCGCTCTCACGTTGGAGAGCGACAAGCCCCGCTGTCAACGGAGAGCGACCGGTCGACACCGACCCGTGACTTTACTCGCGTCGGCACGCGGCTCAAGGTTCGTCGCGGCTGATGTCAGTCACTGACATCACTCGCCGGCGACATTCCACTGATGTCAGTCACTGACATCAGTGGCCGACGACATCGGCCGACAACGGCGACCGACGACAGGGGTGGCACAAGCCCGAGCGGGAAGCCGAAGCCGGGGGCGGGCACACCGGACGTCCCGAGCCGGGGAGCGGGCACACCGGACGCCCGGGGCCGGGAACGCGACGAGTGCGGGGTGGCTCGGCCCTCGCCCGAGCCACCCCGCACTCCCATAGAGGGCCGCCGTGCGCGAACGTGACGCGCGCACGGCGAAAATCTTGTGAGCCACCGCACATGGCCGGCCCGCCCCGCGCCCCGAACGCGGAACGGGCCGGCCGTGCCCCGCCTACGCCTCGGCCATCCCCGCGACGACCGAGGTGCGGGCCGCCCGCCGGGCGGGCAGCGCGGCGGCGAGCACGGCGGCCACCACCGCCGCCGCGAGCATCACGCCGATCTGTCCGAACGGGACGGTGAACGCGACCGACAGCGTGTCCGACGACAGCGACTGCGTGATCACCCAGCCGAACCCGACGCCGAGCACCAGGCCGATCGCCGCGCCCATCATCGCCATCAGGATCGATTCGACCACCAGCATCAGCCGCAGCTGGCCCCTGGTCAGGCCGAGCGCCCGCAGCAGCGCCGACTCCCGCGTCCGCTCCAGCACCGACAGCGTCAGCGTGTTCGCGATGCCGAACAGCGCGATCACCACCGCCAGGCCGATCAGCGCCCACACCAGCGCCAGCACCTTGTCGAGCTGCTCGTTCAGCTGCGCCTTGGTCTCGGCGGCCGAGTCGATGACCGCGAGCGGCGAGGCGTCGGTGACCTTCTCCACCGCCGCGCGGCCGTTCGCCGCGCCGGGCTTCAGCTTGATCATGATGCCGTGGTAGCCGTCCAGTCCGGGTTCGAGCCGCTCGGAGGTCTCCAGCGTCACGACGCCGTCCTCCAGCCGCTGCCCGGACACCAGGGCGACGACCTTCAGCTCCGTCGTCCCGCTTTCGGTCTCGACGGCGGTGGTCGAGCCGACGGCCAGGCCCTGCTCCTTGGCGTAGGCGCTGTTCAGCGCGACCGTGCCGTCCCGCAGGTCGTCCAGCGTGCCGCTCTCCACCTTGGGCCGGAACAGGTCGCCCAGCGCGTCGCGGGACACCCCGGTGAACTGGCCGTGCTCGGCGGACAGCCGGGTCGTCGGCGCGACCTTCGCCACCTCGGGCAACGCCGCGAGCTGCGCCGCCAGGTCCTTCGGCAGCGGACGGCTGTAGACCGAGGAGGTGACCGTGTAGTCGGCGGGCAGCCGCTGCTCGACCTGCTCGTTGGCGGTCTGCTTGGCGCTGTTGGCGACCACGGTCACCATGCCGACGATGGTCACGCCGATCATCAGCGCCGCCGTCGTGGCGGCCGTGCGCTTGGGGTTGCGCCCGGCGTTGGCGGCGGCCAGCTTCGCGGGCACCCCGAACAGCGCCTTGGGCACGACGCCGAGCACCCGGTTCACCGGCCCGACCAGCAGCGGTCCGAGCACCACCACCGCGCCCAGCAGCAACATCGTCCCCGCGCCGCTGACGATCATGGGGAGCTCCTCGCCCTCCATGCCCAGGCCCAGGGCGGTGGTGCCGACGCCGGCGACGCCCAGCAGCGCCGCCGACAGCAGCCGCAGCGTGCCGGTGCGCGCCACCTCCTCGCTGCTGTCGACCTG
Coding sequences:
- a CDS encoding carbohydrate ABC transporter permease, which gives rise to MGRLDSRLTPYLVVAPFFLVFGVFGLYPLLFTAWVSLHDWQLVDGAQRFVGLTNFRALLADRNFWNALGNTVSLFVLSTAPQLVAALGLAALLDRGLRGRAFWRAGALLPNVISVAAVALVFAQLYGRDFGVVNHLLGLVGVDPVDWRGETWASHLAVSSIVMWRWTGYNALIYLAAMQSVPRDRYEAALLDGASRWRLFRSVTLPSIRPTILFTVVVSTIGGLQLFVEPQLFDPGGTALGTGGTDRQFQTLVMYLYEKGFRLFDAGYSAAIAWVLFLLILVVALVNFTLARRIAPKG
- a CDS encoding extracellular solute-binding protein, with amino-acid sequence MSGTPVGRAAAAIAIAVAATMTAACGDGAGDGAVKLSIGVFSDFGYDRLIEEYEAAHPGVRVEQRKVKMEQHHTQLATQLAGGRGAADVVAIEEGSIARFRRSKDKFVNLADHGARDLRSRWTAWKWQQGTADDGDFVLGLGTDMGGLALCYRRDLFQAAGLPVDREAVGALWPTWADFLATADRFTAATPGVKFVDTAQNVYKAVLDQTEEGYFAKDDTFIADTNPKVAEAFTLAASLGEKRQTGALTPFSQDWNVALKQGSFATTTCPAWALALIKAGAGEEAAGRWDVAAAPGGGGGNWGGSFLAVPAQSAHPREAYELAAWLTAPEQQKRIFKETGNLPSEPAAYRDPEVTSAVNDYFNQAPVGRIFGDAAESLQPTYRGTGDAQVTPVFNNALGRVESGRQSTKDSFEQAVREARDAVR
- a CDS encoding ABC transporter permease, with product MLRTIIAGLKARTARLVLSSVAIALGVAFVTGTLVLGDALNASLRDEFAKGARGVDVSITLSGRTDLKGIAPEDLAKIRQAPGVGGADARTSKPAPLLAANGKAKPAFAFPLADNEELREYDLADGRYPGGPDEIAVDVRTAETAKLSIGKPVTLLGEGEQRREYTLVGTYRQGVGEVSVSGFDHVVLSTEAFAALEPERLPYQVVGFKAEGFTQEQVAENVRKALGGDAYTVQTGEQLTAAALERISSRSFEFTTFLLVFAVIALIVAAMVIYNTFTILVAQRTRELALMRCVGASREQVFRGVLVEALVMGFTASVIGLAGGLGVSALLQKAIGGFLGGGGEVAVRLPVTVTTVLVAFAVGVLVTVLAAVLPARKATRVHPVAALRTQVDSSEEVARTGTLRLLSAALLGVAGVGTTALGLGMEGEELPMIVSGAGTMLLLGAVVVLGPLLVGPVNRVLGVVPKALFGVPAKLAAANAGRNPKRTAATTAALMIGVTIVGMVTVVANSAKQTANEQVEQRLPADYTVTSSVYSRPLPKDLAAQLAALPEVAKVAPTTRLSAEHGQFTGVSRDALGDLFRPKVESGTLDDLRDGTVALNSAYAKEQGLAVGSTTAVETESGTTELKVVALVSGQRLEDGVVTLETSERLEPGLDGYHGIMIKLKPGAANGRAAVEKVTDASPLAVIDSAAETKAQLNEQLDKVLALVWALIGLAVVIALFGIANTLTLSVLERTRESALLRALGLTRGQLRLMLVVESILMAMMGAAIGLVLGVGFGWVITQSLSSDTLSVAFTVPFGQIGVMLAAAVVAAVLAAALPARRAARTSVVAGMAEA